The following proteins come from a genomic window of Miscanthus floridulus cultivar M001 chromosome 2, ASM1932011v1, whole genome shotgun sequence:
- the LOC136536566 gene encoding uncharacterized protein, protein MHTADIAKTAFRTHDGLYEFLVLPFGLSSHGPIIFTTCVPSSACSSNISSSSSDPTWAVWGFLGLVGYYCKFVREFGTITAPLTALLHKEGFSWTPEATAAFTTLKTAVTTAPVLALLDFNCAFIVECDASSYGFGAVLLQDQHPLAFFSRPTAPRLASLAATSWRRASPWSLLDGLVAFKGCPYIPPASPLLHEVLTAVHDDGHEGVQRTLHRLCWDFHLPNLRKTVQDHIRACATCQRYKSEHLHPTGLHLPLSVPTVVWTDIGLGFIEALPRVGGKSVILTVVDRFSKYCHFIPLVHLYTAESVARAFFAEIVRLHGVPQSMVSD, encoded by the exons ATGCACACCGCCGACATCGCTAAGACCGCCTTCCGCACCCACGACGGACTCTACGAATTCCTCGTCCTACCGTTCGGCCTCT CGAGTCATGGGCCAATCATCTTCACCACGTGCGTGCCGTCCTCAGCATGCTCCAGCAACATCAGCTCTTCGTCAAGTGATCCAA CGTGGGCGGTCTGGGGCTTCCTCGGCCTGGTGGGGTACTACTGCAAGTTTGTTAGGGAATTCGGCACGATCACCGCCCCCCTGACAGCCCTCCTCCACAAGGAAGGGTTCTCCTGGACACCAGAAGCTACTGCGGCTTTCACCACCCTCAAGACAGCTGTGACGACGGCGCCTGTTCTCGCCCTGCTTGACTTCAACTGCGCCTTCATCGTCGAGTGCGACGCGTCTAGTTACGGGTTCGGCGCAGTACTCCTCCAGGACCAGCACCCGCTGGCGTTCTTCAGCAGGCCAACCGCGCCACGCCTTGCGTCCTTGGCAGC GACGAGCTGGCGACGCGCGTCTCCCTGGTCGCTCCTCGACGGCCTCGTTGCATTCAAAGGCTGCCCCTACATTCCACCGGCATCGCCACTGCTCCACGAGGTGCTCACCGCTGTCCACGACGACGGACACGAGGGTGTTCAGCGCACGCTCCATCGCCTCTGTTGGGACTTCCACTTGCCCAACCTTCGCAAGACGGTGCAAGATCACATCCGCGCCTGTGCCACCTGCCAGCGGTACAAGTCCGAGCACCTCCACCCCACGGGTCTTCATCTACCGCTGTCCGTTCCGACGGTGGTCTGGACTGATATCGGCCTCGGCTTCATCGAGGCGCTCCCACGCGTGGGCGGCAAGTCTGTCATCCTAACGGTGGTGGACCGattcagcaagtactgccacttcatTCCCCTCGTGCACCTGTACACGGCGGAGTCGGTGGCCCGGGCATTCTTCGCAGAGATTGTACGCCTCCATGGCGTTCCACAGTCTATGGTCTCCGACTGA
- the LOC136536565 gene encoding uncharacterized protein, with amino-acid sequence MTPERYAKATAEAAGLEAEVFGIWQQGGRQWLTGGPRSRSILVHHSPVLPSAQLSATATVFIAASKVDCPKPSVVSALILLVHVMAAEPGIALKLEPTGTSSHIPPILDCAPAPAALSNNLSAFPGNVLALLGALPAAAAAAPTGFVSVAQSTGAVGDDRAFARACCFGFGARRRGSGPGDNCLECLSTAAQDVADGCHGRRGAVWRAGCFLSYADTNASTAREDAWRGWFYDGYGDDTPTAALGSQCVANRTAAECSRCLNESAQVVPALKEGRQLLLLHGDAVVVVGYSCYLRVPLFPARTRWVSYYAVELFCL; translated from the exons ATGACCCCCGAGAGATATGCGAAGGCGACGGCGGAAGCAGCAGGCCTGGAAGCGGAGGTGTTTGGGATCTGGCAACAGGGAGGAAGGCAGTGGCTGACTGGTGGACCCAGAAGCCGGT CTATCTTAGTTCATCACTCACCTGTGCTCCCCAGCGCGCAACTGTCAGCCACCGCCACCGTGTTCATCGCGGCGTCGAAGGTGGACTGCCCAAAGCCCTCCGTCGTTTCCGCGCTGATCCTCCTCGTCCACGTGATGGCCGCGGAACCAGGGATCGCGTTGAAGCTGGAGCCGACAGGCACGAGTAGCCACATCCCGCCTATCCTCGACTGCGCCCCGGCCCCCGCGGCGCTATCTAACAACCTCAGCGCGTTCCCTGGTAACGTCCTGGCGCTCCTCGGCGCGCTTCcggcggccgccgcggccgcgcccACGGGCTTCGTCTCCGTCGCGCAGTCCACCGGGGCCGTCGGCGACGACCGTGCCTTCGCGCGCGCGTGTTGCTTCGGCTTCGGCGCGCGTCGCCGTGGCTCCGGCCCCGGCGACAACTGCCTGGAATGCCTGTCCACCGCCGCCCAGGACGTCGCCGACGGATGCCACGGACGCCGCGGGGCGGTCTGGCGCGCCGGCTGCTTCCTCTCGTACGCGGACACCAACGCGTCCACGGCCCGCGAAGACGCGTGGCGCGGCTGGTTCTACGACGGCTATGGCGACGACACGCCGACCGCGGCGCTGGGCAGCCAGTGCGTGGCCAACCGCACCGCGGCGGAGTGCTCCCGGTGCCTGAACGAGTCGGCGCAAGTGGTTCCAGCGCTGAAGGAAGGGAGGCAGCTGTTGTTGCTCCACGGCGACGCGGTGGTGGTCGTCGGCTACTCCTGCTACCTGCGCGTCCCGTTATTCCCTGCAAGGACGCGGTGGGTGAGCTACTACG CCGTGGAGCTTTTTTGTCTTTGA